Proteins encoded together in one Sulfitobacter pontiacus window:
- the rplP gene encoding 50S ribosomal protein L16, producing MLQPKRTKFRKQHKGRIKGVAKGGSDLNFGTYGLKALEPERVTARQIEAARRAMTRHMKRQGRVWIRIFPDVPVTAKPIEVRMGKGKGSVDRWVCKVKPGRVMFEIDGVAEDVAQEALRLAAMKLPIKTRVVVREDW from the coding sequence ATGCTACAACCAAAGCGTACTAAATTCCGCAAGCAGCACAAAGGCCGTATCAAAGGTGTGGCAAAGGGCGGGTCTGACCTGAACTTTGGCACCTACGGTCTGAAGGCTCTCGAGCCCGAGCGTGTGACTGCACGTCAGATCGAAGCTGCTCGTCGTGCCATGACGCGTCACATGAAGCGTCAAGGTCGTGTCTGGATCCGTATTTTCCCGGATGTACCTGTCACCGCAAAGCCCATCGAAGTTCGTATGGGTAAAGGTAAAGGTTCCGTGGATCGTTGGGTCTGCAAGGTCAAGCCAGGCCGTGTTATGTTCGAAATCGACGGTGTCGCCGAGGACGTTGCACAAGAAGCTCTGCGTCTTGCCGCGATGAAGCTGCCTATCAAAACCCGCGTCGTTGTACGCGAAGATTGGTAA
- the rpsC gene encoding 30S ribosomal protein S3, whose product MGNKVNPIGMRLQVNRTWDSRWYADTKDYGDLLLEDLAIRDFIKKECAQAGIARVIIERPHKKCRVTIHTARPGVIIGKKGADIEGLRQKIAKITKSDLHLNIVEVRKPELDAALVGESIAQQLERRVSFRRAMKRAVQNAMRMGALGIRVNVAGRLGGAEIARTEWYREGRVPLHTLRADIDYAHVEASTAYGIIGIKTWIFKGEIMEHDPAARDRKAQEMQDGPAPRGAGGRR is encoded by the coding sequence ATGGGTAACAAAGTAAATCCGATCGGTATGCGTCTTCAGGTCAACCGCACCTGGGACAGCCGCTGGTACGCCGATACGAAGGACTATGGTGATCTTCTGCTCGAAGACCTCGCCATCCGTGACTTCATCAAGAAAGAATGTGCACAGGCCGGTATCGCCCGTGTGATCATCGAACGCCCACACAAGAAGTGCCGCGTCACGATCCACACAGCGCGCCCCGGTGTGATCATCGGCAAGAAAGGTGCAGACATCGAAGGTCTGCGTCAGAAAATCGCCAAGATCACCAAATCTGACCTGCACCTCAACATCGTTGAAGTGCGCAAGCCAGAGCTGGACGCAGCCCTTGTTGGTGAATCCATCGCACAGCAGCTGGAACGCCGGGTCTCTTTCCGTCGCGCCATGAAGCGTGCGGTACAGAACGCCATGCGTATGGGTGCACTGGGTATCCGTGTGAACGTTGCTGGTCGTCTGGGTGGTGCAGAAATCGCGCGTACCGAATGGTACCGTGAAGGCCGCGTGCCGCTCCACACTCTGCGTGCCGACATCGATTACGCGCATGTTGAAGCGTCGACCGCTTACGGCATCATCGGGATCAAAACCTGGATCTTCAAAGGCGAGATCATGGAACATGACCCGGCTGCGCGTGACCGCAAGGCACAAGAAATGCAAGACGGCCCAGCACCACGCGGTGCCGGCGGTCGTCGCTAA
- the rplV gene encoding 50S ribosomal protein L22, with protein sequence MSKDKNPRRVADNEARAKLRMLRTSPQKLNLVAAMIRGKKVDKALTDLTFSKKRIAQDVKKCLQSAIANGENNHNLDVDELVVAEAYVGKNLIMKRGRPRARGRFGKIIKPFSEITIVVRQVEEQA encoded by the coding sequence ATGAGCAAGGATAAAAATCCCCGCCGCGTGGCTGACAACGAAGCCCGTGCAAAACTGCGCATGCTTCGCACAAGCCCGCAGAAACTGAACCTCGTCGCCGCGATGATCCGTGGCAAGAAGGTAGACAAGGCCCTGACGGACCTGACCTTCTCGAAAAAGCGGATCGCACAGGACGTGAAGAAGTGCCTTCAGTCCGCCATCGCGAACGGCGAAAACAACCACAACCTTGACGTGGATGAGCTGGTCGTTGCCGAAGCATATGTCGGCAAAAACCTGATCATGAAACGTGGTCGTCCACGTGCGCGTGGCCGTTTCGGCAAGATCATCAAGCCGTTTTCGGAAATCACGATTGTCGTGCGTCAAGTTGAGGAGCAAGCCTGA
- the rpsS gene encoding 30S ribosomal protein S19: MSRSVWKGPFVDSYVLKKAEASRESGRSEVIKIWSRRSTILPQFVGLTFGVYNGHKHIPVNVSEEMIGQKFGEYSPTRTYYGHAADKKAKRK, translated from the coding sequence ATGTCTCGTTCAGTATGGAAAGGTCCTTTTGTTGACTCTTATGTCCTCAAGAAGGCCGAAGCCTCCCGCGAAAGCGGTCGCAGCGAAGTGATCAAAATCTGGTCGCGCCGTTCCACGATCCTGCCACAGTTTGTTGGCCTGACGTTCGGCGTGTACAACGGTCACAAGCATATCCCAGTAAACGTCAGCGAAGAAATGATCGGTCAGAAGTTTGGTGAGTATTCGCCAACTCGCACCTATTATGGTCACGCAGCTGACAAAAAAGCGAAGCGGAAATAA
- the rplB gene encoding 50S ribosomal protein L2, whose protein sequence is MALKSYKPTTPGQRGLVLIDRSELWKGRPVKSLTQGLTKSGGRNNTGRITMRRTGGGAKRLYRIVDFKRNKLDMSAVVARIEYDPNRTAFIALIQYEDGEQAYILAPQRIAVGDKVISSAKADIKPGNAMPFSGMPIGTIVHNIEMKPGKGGQIARAAGTYAQFVGRDGGYAQIRLSSGELRLVRQECMATVGAVSNPDNSNQNYGKAGRMRHKGIRPSVRGVVMNPIDHPHGGGEGRTSGGRHPVTPWGKPTKGAKTRNKNKASSKLILRSRHAKKKGR, encoded by the coding sequence ATGGCACTCAAGTCGTACAAACCGACGACGCCAGGCCAGCGTGGGCTGGTACTGATCGACCGTTCGGAGCTTTGGAAAGGCCGCCCGGTCAAATCCCTTACACAGGGTTTGACCAAATCTGGCGGTCGGAACAACACCGGACGGATCACAATGCGTCGCACAGGCGGTGGGGCAAAGCGCCTTTACCGTATCGTCGATTTCAAGCGCAACAAGCTGGACATGTCCGCGGTTGTCGCACGTATCGAATATGACCCTAACCGGACCGCATTCATCGCACTGATCCAGTACGAAGACGGCGAACAGGCTTACATCCTGGCCCCACAGCGTATCGCTGTTGGCGACAAGGTGATTTCCTCGGCCAAGGCCGACATCAAGCCTGGGAACGCTATGCCATTTTCGGGCATGCCAATCGGTACAATCGTTCACAACATCGAAATGAAGCCTGGCAAAGGCGGCCAGATCGCACGCGCCGCCGGTACCTACGCACAGTTCGTAGGCCGTGATGGTGGATACGCTCAGATCCGTTTGTCCTCGGGCGAACTGCGTCTGGTGCGTCAGGAATGCATGGCCACCGTTGGTGCCGTGTCCAACCCTGACAACTCCAACCAGAACTACGGTAAAGCGGGCCGCATGCGTCACAAGGGTATCCGCCCTTCGGTACGTGGTGTTGTTATGAACCCGATCGACCACCCTCACGGTGGTGGTGAAGGCCGTACATCGGGTGGTCGTCACCCTGTTACGCCTTGGGGCAAGCCCACAAAGGGTGCAAAAACCCGCAACAAGAACAAAGCGTCCAGCAAGCTTATCCTACGCTCGCGCCACGCCAAGAAGAAGGGGCGTTAA
- a CDS encoding DUF1206 domain-containing protein, producing MSINSVQSTRSEILSDNDPDDFAWAVPIMRTGYAGRGLVYLVVAGLSLWSVVSGGQAEGTKSTLQSLDGATGFAVIFAIATGMFAYAIWRAVDSFWDLEAYGSGAKGIVARFGMLVTGLIHGAIGALAVTVLGVASSGSSSKELLNQFLQTTAGVWVVGGIGLATMGTGFYYFYKAASQSYREHLEANHFTLHWNPLLRIGVAAQGVVVLIIGGLIAYAAISANASSAGGIDAAFEWLHQQAYGRVLVGLLCAGLLMFSLFCFVNAVYRIVPKAADPSVESVARKVKAMAS from the coding sequence ATGTCGATCAACTCCGTCCAGTCCACCCGATCAGAGATACTGTCTGATAATGACCCCGACGATTTCGCCTGGGCCGTGCCGATCATGCGGACGGGGTATGCCGGGCGCGGATTGGTTTACCTTGTCGTGGCCGGGCTGTCGCTATGGTCCGTTGTATCTGGTGGTCAGGCCGAGGGCACCAAGTCGACGCTGCAGTCATTAGACGGCGCGACGGGGTTTGCAGTGATCTTCGCGATCGCCACGGGCATGTTCGCCTATGCGATCTGGCGCGCGGTTGATAGCTTTTGGGACCTTGAGGCATATGGCAGCGGGGCCAAGGGCATCGTCGCGCGTTTCGGGATGCTGGTCACCGGCCTGATCCACGGTGCCATCGGTGCACTGGCCGTGACGGTGCTGGGGGTGGCGTCGTCTGGCTCTAGCAGTAAGGAGCTGCTGAACCAGTTTTTGCAAACGACAGCGGGCGTGTGGGTCGTGGGCGGGATCGGTCTGGCGACGATGGGCACGGGGTTCTACTATTTCTACAAGGCAGCGTCACAGTCGTACCGGGAGCATCTGGAGGCCAACCACTTTACCCTGCATTGGAATCCGCTGTTGCGTATCGGCGTGGCTGCGCAGGGTGTCGTGGTGCTGATCATCGGTGGTTTGATCGCCTATGCCGCGATAAGCGCCAATGCGTCGAGTGCAGGCGGTATCGATGCGGCGTTTGAGTGGTTGCACCAGCAGGCCTACGGGCGCGTGCTGGTCGGGCTGCTCTGTGCCGGATTGCTGATGTTTTCGCTGTTCTGCTTTGTGAATGCGGTCTACCGTATTGTACCGAAGGCTGCCGACCCGTCGGTTGAAAGCGTCGCACGCAAGGTCAAGGCGATGGCGTCTTGA
- a CDS encoding 50S ribosomal protein L23: MSAKHEHYDVIRKPIITEKATMASEHNAVVFEVAIDSNKPMIKEAVEALFGVKVKAVNTTITKGKAKRFRGQMGRRKDVKKAYVTLEEGNSIDVSTGL; the protein is encoded by the coding sequence ATGAGCGCCAAGCACGAACATTACGATGTGATCCGCAAGCCGATCATCACTGAAAAAGCGACAATGGCTTCCGAGCACAATGCAGTCGTTTTCGAAGTTGCGATCGACAGCAACAAGCCAATGATCAAAGAAGCTGTTGAAGCTCTCTTTGGTGTCAAGGTGAAGGCCGTGAACACGACCATCACCAAAGGCAAGGCAAAGCGTTTCCGTGGCCAGATGGGTCGCCGGAAAGACGTGAAAAAGGCTTACGTTACGCTCGAAGAAGGTAACTCCATCGACGTATCCACCGGTCTGTAA
- the rplD gene encoding 50S ribosomal protein L4, with amino-acid sequence MKLDVIKLDGGAAGSVDLDEALFGLEPRADILHRVVRWQRNNAQQGTHKVKTRSEVSYSTKKIYRQKGTGGARHGARSAPIFRSGGIYKGPTPRSHGHDLTKKFRKLGLRHALSSKAKTGNLVIIDDATSDGKTAALAKQVKNLGWKRALIIDGASVNENFLQAARNIEGLDILPTMGANVYDILKRDTLVITKAGIEALEARLK; translated from the coding sequence ATGAAACTTGATGTCATCAAACTCGACGGCGGCGCAGCCGGTTCGGTAGACTTGGACGAGGCCCTGTTCGGTCTTGAGCCACGCGCCGACATTCTGCACCGTGTTGTCCGCTGGCAGCGTAACAACGCGCAGCAGGGTACGCACAAGGTCAAGACACGGTCCGAGGTCAGCTATTCGACCAAGAAGATCTACCGTCAGAAAGGCACCGGCGGCGCACGCCACGGCGCACGTTCTGCACCGATCTTCCGTTCGGGTGGTATCTACAAGGGTCCAACCCCTCGTAGCCACGGCCACGATCTGACCAAGAAGTTCCGCAAACTGGGTCTGCGCCACGCTTTGTCTTCCAAGGCAAAAACCGGCAACCTGGTCATCATCGACGATGCCACATCCGATGGGAAAACAGCTGCTTTGGCCAAACAGGTTAAGAACCTGGGCTGGAAACGCGCGTTGATCATCGACGGTGCCTCGGTAAATGAGAACTTCTTGCAAGCCGCGCGCAACATCGAAGGTCTGGATATCCTGCCGACGATGGGTGCAAACGTCTATGACATCCTCAAGCGTGACACTCTCGTGATCACCAAAGCGGGGATCGAAGCACTGGAGGCCCGTTTGAAATGA
- the rplC gene encoding 50S ribosomal protein L3, protein MLRSGVIAKKMGMTRLFMEDGKQIPVTVLQLDKLQVVAQRTPEKDGYTAVQLGAGTAKAKRTSQAMRGHFAAAKVEPKRKVAEFRVDPEAMLNVGEEIIADHYFAGQYVDVAGTSIGKGFAGAMKRHNFGGLRATHGVSISHRSHGSTGQCQDPGKVFKGKKMAGHMGAARVTTQNLEVVKTDSARGLIMVKGAVPGSKGGWVTVKDAVKKPFPADAILPAALKSAADEAAKAAEEAAAAAAAEAEAEAARLAEEQAATEAAALAEAEASIESDKKEGDE, encoded by the coding sequence ATGTTGCGCTCAGGCGTTATTGCAAAAAAGATGGGCATGACCCGTTTGTTCATGGAAGACGGTAAGCAGATCCCTGTGACCGTTCTTCAGCTCGACAAACTGCAGGTTGTTGCTCAGCGTACCCCCGAGAAGGACGGCTACACAGCTGTTCAGCTTGGTGCAGGTACAGCCAAGGCCAAGCGGACGTCGCAGGCCATGCGTGGTCACTTTGCTGCGGCAAAGGTTGAACCCAAGCGTAAGGTTGCGGAGTTCCGTGTGGACCCCGAAGCCATGTTGAACGTTGGCGAAGAAATCATCGCCGATCACTACTTTGCTGGTCAGTATGTTGACGTTGCAGGCACCTCCATCGGTAAAGGTTTTGCCGGTGCGATGAAACGCCACAACTTTGGCGGTCTGCGTGCGACACACGGTGTTTCGATCTCTCACCGTTCGCACGGTTCGACAGGTCAGTGTCAGGATCCAGGCAAGGTTTTCAAAGGCAAGAAAATGGCCGGTCACATGGGTGCTGCCCGTGTTACCACGCAGAACCTCGAAGTTGTCAAAACTGACAGCGCACGCGGTCTGATCATGGTCAAAGGCGCCGTACCAGGCTCCAAAGGTGGTTGGGTGACTGTTAAGGACGCGGTGAAAAAGCCGTTCCCAGCAGACGCGATCCTGCCGGCCGCTTTGAAATCCGCCGCTGACGAAGCCGCAAAAGCCGCTGAAGAAGCCGCCGCAGCAGCCGCTGCAGAGGCCGAAGCAGAAGCAGCACGCTTGGCAGAAGAGCAAGCAGCGACCGAAGCTGCCGCACTTGCCGAAGCCGAAGCATCCATTGAGTCGGACAAGAAGGAAGGTGACGAATGA
- the rpsJ gene encoding 30S ribosomal protein S10 — translation MAQSQNIRIRLKAFDYRVLDASTQEIVNTAKRTGASVRGPIPLPNKIEKFTVLRGPHVDKKSRDQFEIRTHKRLLDIVDPTPQTVDALMKLDLAAGVDVEIKLQS, via the coding sequence ATGGCACAAAGCCAAAATATCCGCATCCGTTTGAAGGCGTTCGATTACCGCGTGCTGGATGCGTCCACACAGGAAATCGTTAACACCGCCAAGCGTACCGGTGCATCTGTTCGCGGCCCAATCCCGCTGCCGAACAAGATCGAAAAATTCACAGTTCTGCGTGGCCCACACGTTGACAAGAAATCCCGTGACCAGTTCGAAATCCGCACGCACAAGCGTCTGCTGGATATCGTTGATCCGACCCCCCAGACCGTGGACGCGCTGATGAAGCTCGACCTGGCCGCTGGTGTGGACGTCGAGATCAAGCTGCAGTCATAA